GGAAGCAAGGGATTGTTTCCCAAAATATACTTGATATCGGTCAAGAGCAGTTCTTGGTGCTGTTTTTCGTGGTGGATGCCAATTTCGAGCAAATCGTTCAATTCTTTGGATTGCCCATCGCTAAAGAGTTTTTTGATATTTTCTGTGACATAGTTTCTGTACTCATACACCTTTTCGACCGACGGGCGTGACAAGTTTCCTCTGTTTGCGCGAACCACGCGTTCGCCCACTGTTTCGTAATAACTGTTGAAAACGAATGAAAAGTCTTCATGAAAGATTTTGTAGCCCTCGGCATGGGGTTTCAAGATAAATTCTTCGAAGAACCAGGTCGTATGGCCGAGGTGCCATTTCGGGGGGCTCACATCCACAATGGGCTGTACCACATAGTCTTCAATCTCTAGGGGTTTGCAAATGGTTTCAGATTGCTTGCGGGTCTCAATGAAGAAATCGAGCAGCGAATCGGTAAGTATCATAGCACGGTTTTCCTTAAAAATAAAGAAATTGTCCGATACCCATTGACGCAATCGATAGGGTTAACGTTTCTTTTGCTAAAATAAAACCTACTAAAAATTCTTTAGAGATGAAAAGTAATAGGAATTGAATAAGGCACCTTGACTGGCACACCATTTTGCTTACCCGGAACCATTTTGGGCAAGAGTTTGATAATTCTTACAGCCTCCTTCTCCAGTATGGGATGTGGCCCGCGAGTTCTAATATTTTCAGCTTCCCCATCTTTATTTATGATAAAGATAATGGCAACCTTGCCCGATAATTTCTTTTCAACAGCCTCTTTCGGATAGCGAAAATGTCTTTTGATATGATTTTGCATTTGTTGCTGAAAACATTTCCTGGCCTCTTGTTCATTCAATCCTTCACAGCCCGGAAATCTTGGTATTTCCTCAATGGTTCCACCAGAATATTTTTTGTCACTTTCTAAAGGAGTGAACACATTTTCTGCCCTTGGGTTGACCAAATACATGAAATTCAAGATGTGCCTTGATACGATTGGTGGCTTTTTTCTGTTGGAAACCGATGTGAAACGCAAATCAAGAAAAATTTGTTCAACTGCGTTTCCCAATTTTTTATCAAGTTTCCGGTTTTTAATAGAAAACCAGCTTTTTCCCTCAATTATTTGAAGATTTTCATCAACTTCAAAGTTCGCCATTACACCCAAGGTGTCTTTTGAGTGTTTGGTGATGATTTTTTTATTTTCCTCTAAAAAGGATAGTATTTTGTTTTGCATATGTTTATATAGGCATTGAGCTTCATTATCGGCATCTGTACAATTTTCAATCATCAATTGTTCTTGTGGAAAGTACTCAATGCTATCCTGACCATAAGAAAGCATGTTGAACCCTAAGAATAATCGACAAAACTTCAATCGCATAGGTGATGATTATACAGCTACGGCTGCCTTTATATGCGGGTGCGGGTCATAGTTGAGCAAAGTGAAGTCCTCGAATTTGAAATCAAAAATACTTTTGACCTCGGGGTTCAGCACCATGGTGGGCAGGGGCCGTGGGTCACGGCTCAACTGTAGTTCTACCTGTTCTAAATGGTTGGTATAAATGTGGGCATCGCCAAAGGTGTGTATAAATTCACCGGGTCGATAGCCGCAGACCTGCGCCATCATCATGGTCAAAAGGGCATAACTGGCAATGTTGAAAGGCACGCCCAAAAACACATCGGCACTGCGCTGGTAGAGCTGGCAGCTTAGCCTGTCATCGGCCACATAGAACTGAAAAAAGGCATGGCAGGGCGGCAGTGCGGCCTTGCCATTGGCTACATTTTCAGAAAAAGACTTTGAGGTATCGGGCAATACGCTTGGGTTCCATGCCGAGACCAGCATACGACGGCTGTCGGGATTGGTCTTGAGGGTTTCGATAATTTGGGTTATCTGGTCGATTTCCTCACTGTTCCAGTTGCGCCATTGGTGCCCGTAAACGGGTCCGAGATTACCATTTTCATCGGCCCATTCGTTCCAGATACGTACCCCGTTCTCTTGCAGATATTTAACATTGGTGTCGCCGTTCAAGAACCAAAGCAATTCATGGATAATGCTTTTTAAGTGCAGTTTTTTGGTGGTGACCATAGGAAATCCTTTCTGAAGGTCAAAGCGCATTTGGTAGCCAAAAACGCTGATTGTTCCCGTACCGGTACGGTCGTTTTTTGGGGTTCCGTACTGTAGAATATGCCTTAATAAGTCGTGGTATTGTTTCATGGGCCTCTCCCTCCGCCCTCTCCAAAGGAGAGGGAACTTTATTTGTTTTTAAAAATCCCTAAATTATAAAATGAACCTATTAAGTAGGTCACGATCATACTTCAGTTATTAAATAATTATCAACGAAAATTTAGCTCCCCCTTTGGAGGCTGGGGGGTTATCCCAAAATCATTCCGGCTATGGTAGCAGACAACAATGAGGCGATGGTACCGCCCAAAAGGGCTTTCATGCCAAATCTTGAAAGATTTTTCCGTTGCCCCGGGGCCAAGCTGCCAATACCCCCGATCTGTATGCCGATAGAAGCAAAATTGGCGAAGCCGCAGAGCATGTATGTAGCCATGATGATGCTTTTGTTGTATTTAAAGTGCAGGGCGCTGTCTACATTCTTGAGTTCGGCCAATTGTATGTAGCCCACAAATTCACTGGCGGCCAATTTGATGCCCAATAATTGCCCCATTAGGGTAATGTCTTCTTTGGCAACACCTATTAGCCACATAAGGGGCGCAAAAATGTAGCCCAATATCAGTTCCAACGATAGGGCGGCATAGGGAGTGTTGGTGGCTATCCATCCATTTAAGTTGCCAATACTGCCCAATTTCAGAAACCCATAGTTGATCATGGCTATAAAGGCCACAAAGACCAATAGCATGGCCGCAACGTTAGCTGCCAATTTTAGCCCCTCGGTAGTGCCCGTGGCCATGGCATCGAGCAAATTGGAACCGATTTTCTGTTTGGAGACGGTAACATTTTCATCAATGGCTTCCGTTTGGGGCAGCAGTATTTTTGAGATAACCACGGCACCAGGTGCTGCCATGACCGATGCAGCCAATAGGTGGCGGGCAAATTCGAGGCGTAGGGCCTCATCGGTTCCTCCTAAAAACCCTATGTAGGCGGCCAGTACACCACCCGCCACGGTGGCCATTCCGCCGATCATGACAAGCAGAATTTCTGATTTGTTCATTTTTTCAAGGTAGGCCTTGATCATGAGGGGAGATTCGGTCTGGCCCAGAAAAATATTGCCTGCGACACTGAGACTTTCGGCCCCTGAAATCTTCAACAACTTGGTGAGCGCCCATGCCAAGCCCTTGACCACCTTTTGGATTATGCCCAGATAAAACAAGACCGATGTAAGGGCCGAGAAAAAGATAATGGTCGGCAATATCATAATGGCAAAGGTGACCAAAGGTTCTTCAATCTCATTGGTGGTGAACGAGCTGAACAAAAACTTGGTGCCCGCTTCGGTGAAGGTCAACACTTTGTTGAAGGCTTTGCCCATAATGGTGAAGAAGGTGCGAATAAAAGGAATCTTCAACACGCCGATGGCCAACAGAAACTGGGCAGAAAGGCCCAGCCCCACCGTTCGCCAATTGATGGCACGACGGTTTGAGCTGAACAGGTAGCTAATGGCGATAAGCACTAACATACCGAGCATGCCGCGCCACAGCGAACTGAACGAAAAGCCTTGGTTGGGCACAATTCGGTCTTTCGGCGCCACATCGTTTATCGTGGTGGCATCCACTATGGGGTCTAAGGCGGTTTGTGGAATTGTATCTTGGGAAAAAAGTGGAACGGAAACCAGTAAAAGCAATACGGTAAAACCTAGCAATCTTTTTCCCATAGGGTATTTGGTTATTTTCTCTTTGAGATTTCGTCGCGTAATTTGGCCGCTTTTTCGTAGTCTTCGTTGGTTACGGCCTTATCAAGTTCTTTATGGAGTTCCTCGAGGGTCATTTCTCGAAAACCTTCGGTGCCGGTCGATTCGATCTCAACGGTCTCCCCCTCTTGCAAGATTTCGTCGACCACAATACTGTCATCACTCTCTTCCTCTTCTTTTTCTTTGGATGAGAACTTAAGAAAGATTCCAGCTTTGTCCAATATCGTTTTGTAGGTAAAAATAGGCGCGTCAAACCGTAGGGCCAGTGCAATGGCATCGCTTGTACGGGCATCGATGATTTCCTCAATTTTGTCACGCTCGCAAATGATGCTTGAATAGAATACCCCATCGACCAGTTTGTGGATGATGACCTGCTTGACCACTATATCGAAACGATCTGCAAAATTTTTGAAAAGGTCGTGTGTCAACGGCCTAGGTGGTTTTATCTCCTTTTCAAGTGCAATGGCTATTGATTGCGCTTCAAAAGCACCGATTACTATGGGTAGCTTTCGGTCGCCATCGACCTCGTTCAAAATTAGGGCATAGGCCCCATTTTGGGTTTGGCTATACGATATTCCCTTTATTTGTAGTCGTACTAAACTCATATATCCCTCTCAAATCAAAAAAGACTGCTCAAATAGGCGGCTTTGCCAACTATCTGAGCAGCCCCTCGAAAGGACAAATTAACAAAAATTAAGCGTTTTGGGCTTTAAATTCCTTTAATTTTTCGATGAGTTTTGGCACTACTTCAAATGCATCGCCCACGATACCATAATCTGCCGCTTTAAAGAACGGAGCCTCTGGGTCGTTGTTGATGACCACTTTAGTTTTTGAGGCGTTGACACCGGCCAAATGTTGAATGGCCCCAGAGATGCCAATGGCAATATAGAGGTTGCTTGCAACAGGTTTACCAGTTTGGCCCACATGTTCACTGTGGGGCCTCCATCCCATGTCTGAAACAGGTTTAGAGCAGGCGGTGGCGGCACCGAGTACTTCGGCCAATTCTTCTATCATGCCCCAATTTTCGGGCCCTTTTAGTCCACGGCCTCCAGACACTACGATATCTGCATCGGCAATGGTGACCTTGCCTACCACTTTGTCAACTTCGATTGATTTGACCGAAAAATCGGCATCGCCCAGTGTAGGGGCAAAGCTTTCAACCGAAGCGGAAGCCTTGATCTCGATAATGCCGAAGGCATTGTTCGACACCCCAATGATGGCCGTTTCGGCGGTGATTTCGGTATGGGCAAATCCTTTGTTGCTGAAAGCGGTGCGTTTCACTACGATAGGTGCCGTATTTTCGGGTGCGGCCACCACATTGGGCACATAGCCAGCATTCAGCTTTGCGGCCAAGACACCACCCAAATATTTGCTATCGGCACTGGAACTGATGATGATTACCTTTGCCCCCTCAGCTTTGGCCGCTTGGGCAATACTGTTGGCATACGCCTTGGCGTTGAAGGTCTTTAAATTGTCGTTTTCAACGTTCAAAACCTTTGTGACACCATTATTGCCCAGAGAGGCGGGGTCTTCTGCATTGAAACAGATGGCCGTGGCCGAACTTCCCATTTTTTGCGCTACCGCATGGGCATAAGAAGCGACCTCAAAGGCATTCTTTTTGAACTTTCCGTTGTAAGATTCTGTATATACGAGTACTGACATGGTTTCTAATTTCTAGTTAAGCTCCAAATTCAATGCTCCAATAAAAAAATATTTGGGATTTGGAATTTGATATTTCGAATTTATATGACTTTAGCTTCGTTATGCAAAAGAGTTACCAACTCGCCCACATTATCAGGGTCTACCAGTTTAACAGGTCCTTTTGGGGCTGGTTTTTCAAACTTCTTGTCGATGGTCAAAGAAGGTGCATCAACTGGTTCGACCACGTTCAGCTTTTTTTGGCGGGCCATCATAATGCCCCTCATATTGGGTATACGAAGATCACTTTCTTCAACGAGCCCTTTTTGGCCCCCAATAACCAGTGGCAAAGAGGCCTGTAATGTCTCTTTTCCCCCGTCAATCTCTCGAATGGCCGTGGCTTGGTTGCCCACGATTTCTAGGCCAATACAGGTGTTTACGAAGTTCATGTCAAGCAGGCTGGCCATAATGCCCGGTACCATGCCACCGTTATAGTCAATGGATTCGCGTCCGGCGATGATCAGGTCATATCCGCTATTTTTGACCACCTCGGCCAACTGACGTGCCACAAAATAACCATCTGTAGGCTCGGCATTGATACGGATGGCCTCATCTGCCCCAATGGCGAGTGCCTTGCGAATGGTCGGCTCTACCGAGGGACCGCCAACAGTGGCAACATGAACCGTTGCACCTTGTTTTTCTTTGAACCACATGGCCCTGGTAAGGCCAAACTCATCATTTGGGTTGATAACGAACTGAACACCGGTTGTGTCAAATTTGGTGTCATCGTCGGTAAAATTGATTTTTGAGGTGGTATCGGGTACATTGCTGATGCAGACCAATATCTTCATAGTGCTAAAAATTTAATCGATAATCGATATTTGAAATATTCCGGAGCTTGCTTCGAAATTTTTAGTGTGTTTCTTTTGCTCATCCAAGGGGTATCGCCCCAAGATAATTTTTGCAGCCAAATATAGCCATAAAATCCTTAATTTACTATGCACGCATAATAAAAATTTGTTCTTTTTTTAAAAGATGCTTCCTGCCCTTTCCTAGATAATTTCCTATTTTTGCTTGCATTTTTTAAGAAACTCCATTCCGAAAAAAGTATATGAAAACACTACAGTTTAGGGAGGCCATCGCAGAGGCCATGTCAGAAGAGATGCGCAGGGATGAATCCATTTATCTTATGGGCGAAGAAGTGGCCGAATACAACGGTGCTTACAAGGCCTCAAAGGGGATGTTGGATGAGTTTGGGCCAGAGAGGGTGATCGACACCCCGATTTCTGAACTTGGTTTTGCCGGTGTCGGCGTAGGGTCGGCTATGAACGGCAACCGGCCGATAATAGAGTTTATGACCTTTAATTTTTCGTTGGTGGGCATCGACCAGATCATAAACAATGCCGCAAAGATTCGTCAAATGTCAGGTGGTCAATTCGATATACCAATTGTTTTTCGTGGACCTACTGCATCGGCAGGGCAATTGGCCGCGACCCACTCACAAGCATTTGAAAGCTGGTATGCCAACTGTCCGGGGCTAAAGGTGGTGGTGCCCTCGAACCCCGCTGATGCCAAAGGCTTGTTGAAATCGGCCATTCGTGATAACGACCCGGTCATTTTTATGGAGTCTGAGCAAATGTATGGCGATAAGGGCGAGGTGCCCGAGGGGGAGTATACCATTCCGCTCGGTGTGGCTGATATCAAACGGGAAGGCTCGGATGTGACCATAGTTTCTTTCGGAAAAATCATAAAAGAAGCCTACAAGGCGGCCGATGAGCTTGAGAAAGAGAACATCAGTTGTGAGATCATTGACCTAAGAACAGTGCGGCCAATGGACCATGAAACCATTCTGAACTCGGTAAAGAAAACGAACCGAATGGTGATTTTGGAAGAGGCCTGGCCCTTTGGCAATGTTGCCACTGAGATAATCTACCATGCACAGGACAAAGCTTTTGATTATTTGGATGCACCCATTGTAAAGCTGAACACGGCCGACACTCCTGCACCCTACTCACCCGTTTTGTTGGAAGAGTGGTTGCCCAATTACAAAGATGTGATCAAGGCTGTTAAGAAAGTGTTATATAAAGACTGACGATTGATTTGTAAGGTATCTTAGCCTCGCCGACCAATGTTGGCGAGGCTTTTATTTCAAAGGAACAGTTTTTGATAAGAAGATACCCTGAAACCAATCTGACCTTACACCCAACGGATGTTTTCGAACGTTCTTAGTGGTACTACATATCAAAACATGACCAGAATCTTTGTTCTTCTGATGTTTTTCCCTCTAATGTGCTTGGCCCAGACCAAAGCGGGCGGTGTCGTGGTCGATGAATCTGGCTCGCCTATTGCTTTTGCCAATGTCATTTTCAAAAATTCGTCTGAGGGCACCATTACTAACGACAATGGGCGGTTTTACATTGAATCGGATGCCACTTACGATGCGCTGGTTGTTTCGTATATAGGATATGAGACCACTGAAATACCCCTGCCCCAGAAGGTCAACTATGATTTGGAAATTGTGCTTTCCGAGGCCGCCGAACAATTGCAAGAGGTAATAGTGTACACGGGCAAACAATCGAAAAAGAACAACCCTGCCGTAGAGATCCTCAAAAAGATATGGGCAAAAAAGCGTATAAATGGGCTTAGGAAGTTTAAAAGCTACCAGTACGATAAGTATGAAAAGGTCGAGTTTGACCTGAACACCATTGATAGCGCACTCATAAAGAGCAAAGTTTTCAAAGGACTGGAGTTCATTTTCAAAGACCTCGATACATCTCGTATTACAGGTAAAACATATCTGCCCCTGTTCTTGAACGAGGTTTTTTCAAAAGTATATGGCGATAACCGGTACGGAATCGAAAAAGAAGACGTGCTGGGTAACAAAAGTTCTGGTTTTTCGGGCAACCAGGCCATCACGGCCTTTGTCGAAGATTTGTACTCCGACTATGACATTTATGATAACTACTTAAAGTTTTTCGATAAGAGTTTTACCAGTCCGCTTTCAAAAACCGGTGTTGACGTTTACAATTATGTGATGTCAGACAGCATGTTTATAGACGATAAATGGTGCTATCACATCATCTATTACCCCCGTAGAAAAAATGAGCTGACGTTCAAGGGCGATTTTTGGGTGAACGATACCACTTATGCGGTCAAAAAAATAAATCTGGAGGTCACCAAAAGCGCAAATATCAATTGGGTGAAGGAGATTTACATTGAACAGGATTTTGAAGTGGTCAACGATTCGGTCTTTCTTTTGAAGAGGGATTATATGCTCAGCGATTTTGCTTTTTCAAAAAAGGAAAAATCCCGCGGGGTATACGGCAAGCGCACCACCGTATATGATAATTACCAATTTGATTTGGAAAAACCCAAGAAATTCTATGAGTCAGGGTCTGATCCGTATGACCCCCGTGTCTTTGAACGCGACAGTGTTTTTTGGCAAAACGCCCGTCTCGAGAGCCTTAATAAAGATGAAGAAGGTATTTTCAAGCTGCTCGATACCCTGAAAACGGTGCCCAAGTTCAATACCTATTACAATATAGTGAGCGTACTGGGTTCGGGTTACATCGAAATCGACAAGTGGAACATCGACATTGGTGATGTTTACAGCACTTTTGGAATCAACGATGCCGAAGGCATTCGGGTTCGTGGTGGTGCCAGAACCTATTTTGGGCAGAACGATCCCTGGCGCTTAGAGGGGTATATGGCCTATGGTTTTGACGACAAAAAGTTCAAGCATGGTTTCTCGGCCAAGTTTTTGATCGACAGAAAAAGTCGTTTGATCATTTCTGGCGGTAACCGCAGGGATATTGAGCAATTGGGCCTCAGCCTTACCGCGAC
This portion of the Flagellimonas lutaonensis genome encodes:
- a CDS encoding electron transfer flavoprotein subunit alpha/FixB family protein, whose product is MSVLVYTESYNGKFKKNAFEVASYAHAVAQKMGSSATAICFNAEDPASLGNNGVTKVLNVENDNLKTFNAKAYANSIAQAAKAEGAKVIIISSSADSKYLGGVLAAKLNAGYVPNVVAAPENTAPIVVKRTAFSNKGFAHTEITAETAIIGVSNNAFGIIEIKASASVESFAPTLGDADFSVKSIEVDKVVGKVTIADADIVVSGGRGLKGPENWGMIEELAEVLGAATACSKPVSDMGWRPHSEHVGQTGKPVASNLYIAIGISGAIQHLAGVNASKTKVVINNDPEAPFFKAADYGIVGDAFEVVPKLIEKLKEFKAQNA
- a CDS encoding thymidylate synthase; translation: MKQYHDLLRHILQYGTPKNDRTGTGTISVFGYQMRFDLQKGFPMVTTKKLHLKSIIHELLWFLNGDTNVKYLQENGVRIWNEWADENGNLGPVYGHQWRNWNSEEIDQITQIIETLKTNPDSRRMLVSAWNPSVLPDTSKSFSENVANGKAALPPCHAFFQFYVADDRLSCQLYQRSADVFLGVPFNIASYALLTMMMAQVCGYRPGEFIHTFGDAHIYTNHLEQVELQLSRDPRPLPTMVLNPEVKSIFDFKFEDFTLLNYDPHPHIKAAVAV
- a CDS encoding electron transfer flavoprotein subunit beta/FixA family protein, encoding MKILVCISNVPDTTSKINFTDDDTKFDTTGVQFVINPNDEFGLTRAMWFKEKQGATVHVATVGGPSVEPTIRKALAIGADEAIRINAEPTDGYFVARQLAEVVKNSGYDLIIAGRESIDYNGGMVPGIMASLLDMNFVNTCIGLEIVGNQATAIREIDGGKETLQASLPLVIGGQKGLVEESDLRIPNMRGIMMARQKKLNVVEPVDAPSLTIDKKFEKPAPKGPVKLVDPDNVGELVTLLHNEAKVI
- a CDS encoding bifunctional nuclease family protein, encoding MSLVRLQIKGISYSQTQNGAYALILNEVDGDRKLPIVIGAFEAQSIAIALEKEIKPPRPLTHDLFKNFADRFDIVVKQVIIHKLVDGVFYSSIICERDKIEEIIDARTSDAIALALRFDAPIFTYKTILDKAGIFLKFSSKEKEEEESDDSIVVDEILQEGETVEIESTGTEGFREMTLEELHKELDKAVTNEDYEKAAKLRDEISKRK
- a CDS encoding energy transducer TonB, translating into MRLKFCRLFLGFNMLSYGQDSIEYFPQEQLMIENCTDADNEAQCLYKHMQNKILSFLEENKKIITKHSKDTLGVMANFEVDENLQIIEGKSWFSIKNRKLDKKLGNAVEQIFLDLRFTSVSNRKKPPIVSRHILNFMYLVNPRAENVFTPLESDKKYSGGTIEEIPRFPGCEGLNEQEARKCFQQQMQNHIKRHFRYPKEAVEKKLSGKVAIIFIINKDGEAENIRTRGPHPILEKEAVRIIKLLPKMVPGKQNGVPVKVPYSIPITFHL
- a CDS encoding pyruvate dehydrogenase complex E1 component subunit beta; protein product: MKTLQFREAIAEAMSEEMRRDESIYLMGEEVAEYNGAYKASKGMLDEFGPERVIDTPISELGFAGVGVGSAMNGNRPIIEFMTFNFSLVGIDQIINNAAKIRQMSGGQFDIPIVFRGPTASAGQLAATHSQAFESWYANCPGLKVVVPSNPADAKGLLKSAIRDNDPVIFMESEQMYGDKGEVPEGEYTIPLGVADIKREGSDVTIVSFGKIIKEAYKAADELEKENISCEIIDLRTVRPMDHETILNSVKKTNRMVILEEAWPFGNVATEIIYHAQDKAFDYLDAPIVKLNTADTPAPYSPVLLEEWLPNYKDVIKAVKKVLYKD
- a CDS encoding NupC/NupG family nucleoside CNT transporter, whose product is MGKRLLGFTVLLLLVSVPLFSQDTIPQTALDPIVDATTINDVAPKDRIVPNQGFSFSSLWRGMLGMLVLIAISYLFSSNRRAINWRTVGLGLSAQFLLAIGVLKIPFIRTFFTIMGKAFNKVLTFTEAGTKFLFSSFTTNEIEEPLVTFAIMILPTIIFFSALTSVLFYLGIIQKVVKGLAWALTKLLKISGAESLSVAGNIFLGQTESPLMIKAYLEKMNKSEILLVMIGGMATVAGGVLAAYIGFLGGTDEALRLEFARHLLAASVMAAPGAVVISKILLPQTEAIDENVTVSKQKIGSNLLDAMATGTTEGLKLAANVAAMLLVFVAFIAMINYGFLKLGSIGNLNGWIATNTPYAALSLELILGYIFAPLMWLIGVAKEDITLMGQLLGIKLAASEFVGYIQLAELKNVDSALHFKYNKSIIMATYMLCGFANFASIGIQIGGIGSLAPGQRKNLSRFGMKALLGGTIASLLSATIAGMILG
- a CDS encoding DUF5686 family protein — encoded protein: MTRIFVLLMFFPLMCLAQTKAGGVVVDESGSPIAFANVIFKNSSEGTITNDNGRFYIESDATYDALVVSYIGYETTEIPLPQKVNYDLEIVLSEAAEQLQEVIVYTGKQSKKNNPAVEILKKIWAKKRINGLRKFKSYQYDKYEKVEFDLNTIDSALIKSKVFKGLEFIFKDLDTSRITGKTYLPLFLNEVFSKVYGDNRYGIEKEDVLGNKSSGFSGNQAITAFVEDLYSDYDIYDNYLKFFDKSFTSPLSKTGVDVYNYVMSDSMFIDDKWCYHIIYYPRRKNELTFKGDFWVNDTTYAVKKINLEVTKSANINWVKEIYIEQDFEVVNDSVFLLKRDYMLSDFAFSKKEKSRGVYGKRTTVYDNYQFDLEKPKKFYESGSDPYDPRVFERDSVFWQNARLESLNKDEEGIFKLLDTLKTVPKFNTYYNIVSVLGSGYIEIDKWNIDIGDVYSTFGINDAEGIRVRGGARTYFGQNDPWRLEGYMAYGFDDKKFKHGFSAKFLIDRKSRLIISGGNRRDIEQLGLSLTATNDVLGRSIASSSLVSVGANNRLSNINLSTLNVEMEPLPNFRFRIGGSFRTLSSALPEAFSLEYVDPTSPTGISSEIKQFDINTTLVYTPGKRTIGYGVERRDVNEDYSTLVLNYTKGLDGFLESDFEYERLQFSYTQPWQIGGFGRLLSTVEVGKTFGPVPLGLLSVIPGNQTVFSLYNTFPNLDFYEFVTDTYATVHLEHNFNGRIFSRIPWLRKLNLREIVGLRGAWGSLSDENIALSSPTNIPLAAPEDRIYWEYSLGVGNIFRIFRIDFNFRGNYLDNPNARAFGVTGSFGFSF